From Melanotaenia boesemani isolate fMelBoe1 chromosome 12, fMelBoe1.pri, whole genome shotgun sequence, a single genomic window includes:
- the si:dkey-230p4.1 gene encoding trichohyalin isoform X1 has translation MECGLIGWQQQKAELEQEVCHLQEKLAESRAEREELESRNRALNDRVRRMRSCDHQQKSNLYISLSPQLIQTVSPSLGLSLCEEEEQRRCRRRLREGREREARQALLIHRLQSKVMEYQDRCRRLDLQLLDQVTEQRLRDEHSHTLESALIRLEEEQQRSISLADTNTRLCEQLSQSEQANQALREDLQKLTADWTRAVEEAEQRDADWQREEECRSSHVGHHQDQLLSVWRFVVGLRRHCQLVKTAVDRDLWQLRAEFARLSLSLLSSCDSISSSLRLGAPHNNPFSSSVPPLLSDNPHHSSSPLCSTLVLLPPQSSLPPLITPSTLGTFSIGELELKEKEEEEVTEGEMSELKLRHESEVLALQERIVELTRSLQAVESQSVERQREVERHRETERSLQSISHAVIRLSRVLGSGQSPSISSDGVLGLDLSSLLSVLSQGESVLQWSHEKLQGAELNLQRLNEERTSLQLRLKHLEDDNQQQLQHTQQELRRTLDILSREKEVSSSLRLQVEEVQRREEEVIRENDRLRRERDRQEERLTARSQQLEAETHRRVETELLENIQLTERESTFRVQIHNLKGAVEREQLDKRRAEEEAASVQDALQKSRDIVLRLSTADGVLRRELEEARDALEKMSSLNSVLVSDKTDLNQQLLQLETELSDSQSQLQAVRSENSCLHRDITTLKTDCSLLRAQTEADADLLCQLREERRALEGKVEEKQRELDSVEEEVQRARVQLVEMTSQYVSVGEEMKEVQEQLRQLEEEVKRRDRQQEEQQRESSRLQEKQGSLQRHKEQLEEELEELRSLSVSLHLQLSQHQKQLSLSEVEKCQLNTHIQTLQQAKHTFQGELECLRGELQREEARRKEEKERRESTQEERSLLQEVIQRLTGEAEDLRKRRSEEEEERKEEKEAWQRERGALSEELGTKDGELEALRRRIHGLVEEKEEWQIEVERLREEVTERETQLSQMMERIQQAEMEKEKLQEEIKRTEARLQEEEVKKREVERQREGEMEALCDRIEKLEREKDEMEKEVHQLRSKAEEEEEMQRANEEEVEKEIKRLRTEISSLQQDREEERRWKEKLHKEKEEVMEGLKEKGREVEVLRVKLNVAQEECKEVKEEVDRRERSLERQISAVREREEEVEELKERLRLAEEREREGQKEHQDLLEKLMLKEAREEQLEELLREVQALLETERREAGEKDAMISSQSRDLQEARAESREAKRRAREREEAQDRLQEEVREGQKKAVQQVKEVAKLNQILKEQEKEVQQLRAMMEEMEEAGREREALSRAKEEKRSRLDKKLKELEDEKIKLEEKVWEVKDEQENERELLGRAREEVQKLENRLEEMEKEVKEYKDEMRRTLEEKRRLESKLKETQEELKEVREEKRRQEDEIKEVKEEQRRLMETVRDEQLLEEERGRSRVRELEEEKADLLVKVRKMEEVVQREREELSVLREEVRKQQREREEKQWRSEKEVEALREEVKRKQREKDEVQEEMAALKEEVQQERRKREEDQRSAELTSSNKALEEKQQMEEVQEELWKSKKEVLLMKEELLKEQREKKEVQEELVKRRKEVRSLREEMEEQVKEELRTNNELAAIKEEVQREQKKKEQLKEEFLMAEKEVATLRQEVQKVLRKSEMEVSVLKEEIQKDQKEKEESKEDLKKKKEEVNILEEELKKEYRRREEVQEELREVQQSVEENLSSLQKQVCDLNASRERVRQEEKEEEKEQMKEGLRKALEEITKLKVLLQVSHAEGERLRSTLQEKKDELERIREENLQVEEKQGEVEELRARVKALERRKKKVVEDLEEAEKRRMVAEESWRSRVGEVEKEGEEKLKSLHADIQTLKRRQEEVEEEWKSRVEDKEKELQEVKQVMEEREETDRKRRKGQRQKGEVGLSVFPEEEQQEEDEEEEQEKEEMRRLLMQSKIQVYTLTVRTEELQRDRDRVRLALERTEAAVIGHRDKAHQEGQGQRVESNQDQGVCDRLEVLQHLVAKLELVQKRLNKKNSQLENQRDRLRRERDALRDTLRQVEEERCRLRQESSNTTEEERLQSRVRELEDEVSQLRLSLVADQQQKAEFIQQSSRNSQWLLSLRHNLNDSLAAVTRLPVPSVLESETQRLDRSLREEELRLSFSQST, from the exons ATGGAGTGTGGTCTGATTGGCTGGCAGCAGCAGAAGGCGGAGCTTGAGCAGGAAGTGTGTCATCTGCAGGAGAAGCTGGCGGAGAGTcgagcagagagagaggaactGGAGTCCAGGAATCGAGCTCTGAATGACAGGGTGAGGAGGATGAGGTCATGTGATCATCAGCAGAAATCAAACCTttacatctctctctctccccagCTGATTCAGACGGTGTCTCCCTCACTTGGCCTTTCTCtctgtgaggaggaggagcagaggcGGTGTAGGAGGAGGCTCAGGGAGGGCAGGGAGAGGGAGGCCCGACAGGCGCTGCTGATCCACCGCCTGCAGAGCAAG GTGATGGAGTACCAGGACCGGTGTCGCCGTCTGGACCTGCAGCTGCTGGATCAAGTCACTGAG CAGAGGCTCAGAGATGAACACAGCCACACACTGGAGAGCGCCCTCATCAGGCTGGAGGAGGAACAGCAGAG GTCCATCAGTCTGGCTGACACCAACACACGGCTCTGCGAGCagctcagccaatcagagcaggcCAACCAGGCCCTGAGAGAAGACCTCCAGAAGCTAACAGCTGATTGGACGAGAGCTGTGGAGGAGGCAGAGCAGAGAGATGCTGACtggcagagagaggaggag TGTCGGTCGAGTCATGTGGGTCATCACCAGGACCAGTTGCTGTCGGTCTGGAGGTTCGTGGTCGGCCTGAGACGCCACTGTCAGCTGGTGAAAACAGCTGTCGACAG GGATCTGTGGCAGCTGAGGGCGGAGTTTGCTCGTCTCTCCTTGTCACTTCTCTCCAGCTGTgactccatctcctcctccctgAGACTCGGCGCTCCTCACAACAaccccttctcctcctctgttcctcctcttctctctgacAACCCTCATCACTCCTCCTCGCCTCTGTGCTCAACACTGGTCCTCCTTCCCCCACaatcctctcttcctcctctcatcACTCCCTCCACACTGGGAACCTTCTCCATAGGAGAGCTGGAGCtcaaagaaaaggaggaggaggaggtgacgGAGGGAGAGATGTCAGAGTTGAAGCTCCGCCATGAGTCTGAGGTGTTGGCGCTACAGGAGAG GATTGTGGAGCTCACTCGCTCCCTGCAGGCAGTGGAAAGTCAGAGCgtggagagacagagagaggtaGAGAGACatagagaaacagagagaagtCTTCAGTCCATCAGCCACGCTGTGATCCGACTG TCCAGAGTCCTCGGCAGTGGTCAGTCTCCCAGCATCTCCTCAGACGGCGTCCTTGGTCTGGACCTGTCCTCCTTGCTGTCTGTCCTGTCTCAGGGGGAAAGTGTCCTGCAGTGGAGTCATGAAAAGCTGCAG GGGGCGGAGCTAAACCTGCAGCGGCTCAATGAGGAGAGGACGTCTCTGCAGCTGAGACTGAAACATCTGGAAGACGACAACCAGCAACAGctccaacacacacagcaggagcTGAGACGCACCCTGGATATTCTGAGCAG AGAGAAGGAGGTGTCGTCCTCCCTCcgtctgcaggtggaggaggtgcagaggagggaggaggaggtgatAAGAGAGAACGACAGACTgaggagggagagagacagacaggaggagagacTGACAGCAAGGAGCCAACAGCTGGAGGCAGAAACACACAGACG GGTGGAGACGGAGCTGCTGGAGAACATTCAGCTGACGGAGAGAGAATCCACGTTCAGAGTCCAGATCCACAATCTGAAG GGGGCGGTGGAGCGAGAGCAGCTGGACAAACggagagcagaagaagaagcagcgaGCGTTCAAGACGCCCTGCAGAAG TCCAGGGACATCGTGCTGCGTCTGTCCACTGCTGATGGTGTGCTGAGGAGGGAGCTGGAGGAGGCACGGGATGCTCTGGAGAAGATGTCCTCCCTGAACTCAGTTCTGGTCTCAGATAAGACGGACCTGAACCAGCAGCTACTGCAG CTGGAGACTGAGCTGTcagacagccaatcacagctgcagGCTGTGAGGTCAGAGAACAGCTGTCTGCACAGAGACATCACAACTCTGAAGACCGACTGCAGTCTGCTCAG AGCTCAGACGGAGGCGGATGCTGACCTCCTCTGCCAGCTGAGAGAAGAACGGAGAGCTCTGGAgggaaaggtggaggagaagcagaggGAGCTGGATTCTGTAGAGGAGGAGGTGCAGAGAGCCAGAGTGCAGCTGGTGGAG ATGACCTCCCAGTATGTGTCGGTGGGcgaggagatgaaggaggttcaGGAGCAGCTACgacagctggaggaggaggtgaagaggagggacagacagcaggaggagcagcagagggAGAGCAGCAGGCTGCAGGAGAAGCAGGGGAGTCTGCAGAGGCACaaggagcagctggaggaggagctggaggagctcAG GTCTCTCTCGGTGTCTCTCCACCTTCAGCTCAGTCAGCACCAGAAGCAGCTGTCCCTGTCAGAGGTGGAGAAGTGtcagctgaacacacacatccagACGCTGCAGCAGGCCAAACACACCTTCCAAG GAGAGCTGGAGTGTCTGAGAGGAGAACTCCAGCGAGAGGAGGCCAGGagaaaggaggagaaggagaggagggagagcACCCAGGAGGAGAGGAGTCTGCTGCAAGAGGTGATCCAGAGGCTGACGGGGGAGGCAGAGgacctgaggaagaggaggtcagaggaggaagaggagaggaaggaggagaaagaagcctggcagagagaaagaggagctCTGAGTGAGGAGCTTGGAACCAAGGATGGAGAGCTGGAGGCCCTAAGGAGGAGAATCCATGGACtggtggaggagaaggaggagtgGCAGATAGAGGTGGAGAGGCTAAGGGAGGAGGTGACAGAGAGGGAGACGCAACTCAGCCAGATGATGGAGAGAATCCAGCAAGCAGAGATGGAGAAGGAGAAACTACAAGAGGAGATAAAGAGGACTGAGGCCAGGCTgcaagaggaggaggtgaagaagaGGGAGGTAGAGCGGCAGAGGGAAGGAGAAATGGAGGCGCTCTGTGACCGGATTGAGAAACTGGAAAGAGAAAAGGATGAAATGGAGAAGGAGGTGCACCAACTGAGGAGcaaagcagaggaggaggaggagatgcagAGAGCaaatgaggaggaggtggagaaggagATTAAGAGACTAAGAACAGAAATCTCTTCTTTACagcaggacagagaggaggagagaagatgGAAGGAGAAACTGCacaaggagaaagaggaggtgatggagggaCTGAAGGAGAAAGGGAGGGAAGTGGAGGTGCTGAGGGTGAAGCTGAACGTGGCCCAGGAGGAGTGTAAGGAGGTGAAAGAGGAGGTGGATCGCAGGGAGCGCAGCCTGGAGCGACAGATAAGTGCAGtgagggagagggaggaggaggttgAGGAGCTGAAAGAGCGCCTGAGGCTGGCAGAGGAGCGGGAGAGGGAAGGACAGAAGGAGCATCAGGACTTGTTAGAAAAATTGATGCTGAAGGAGGCGAGGGAGGAGCAGCTAGaggagctgctgagagaagTCCAGGCGCTCctggagacagagaggagggaggcaGGAGAAAAAGACGCCATGATCTCCTCCCAGAGCAGAGACCTTCAGGAGGCGCGGGCCGAGAGCAGGGAGGCGAAGAGGAGAGccagagagagggaggaggccCAGGACAGGCTGCAGGAGGAGGTGAGGGAGGGGCAGAAAAAAGCTGTGCAGCAGGTGAAGGAGGTGGCAAAGCTCAATCAGATCCTTAAGGAGCAGGAGAAGGAGGTCCAGCAGCTGAGGGCcatgatggaggagatggaggaggcagggagagagagggaggctCTGAGTCGAGCTAAGGAGGAAAAGAGGAGTAGACTGGATAAGAAGCTGAAGGAGTTGGAGGATGAGAAAATTAAACTAGAGGAGAAAGTATGGGAGGTGAAGGATGAGCAGGAGAATGAGAGAGAATTGCTGGGGAGGGCCAGGGAGGAGGTGCAGAAGTTGGAGAATAGACTGGAAGAAATGGAGAAGGAGGTGAAGGAGTACAAAGATGAGATGAGGAGGACTCTGGAGGAGAAAAGGAGGCTAGAAAGCAAACTGAAGGAGACACAGGAGGAGTTGAAAGAAGTaagggaggaaaagaggaggcAGGAGGATGAAATTAAGGAGGTGAAGGAGGAGCAAAGGAGGCTGATGGAGACTGTAAGAGATGAGCAGCTcctggaggaggagagagggaggtCCAGAGTGagagagctggaggaggagaaggcagACCTGTTGgtaaaagtgagaaaaatggaggaggtggtgcagagggagagggaggagtTATCTGTTCTCAGAGAGGAGGTCAGAAAGCAGCAAAGAGAGAGGGAAGAAAAGCAGTGGAGATCTGAGAAGGAGGTGGAAGCTCTCCGAGAGGAGGTGAAGAGAAAGCAAAGAGAGAAGGATGAGGTGCAGGAAGAAATGGCAGCCTTGAAGGAGGAGGTGCAGCAGGAGCGTAGAAAGAgggaggaggatcagagatCGGCAGAGCTGACAAGCAGCAATAAAGCTCTTGAGGAGAagcagcagatggaggaggtgcaggaggagCTGTGGAAAAGCAAGAAGGAGGTTTTACTAATGAAAGAAGAGCTTTTAAAGGAGCAAAGGGAAAAGAAGGAGGTGCAGGAGGAGCTGGTGAAGAGGAGAAAGGAGGTTAGATCTCTTAGAGAAGAGATGGAGGAGCAGGtgaaggaggagctgaggaCCAACAATGAGTTGGCAGCTATCAAAGAGGAGGTGCAGAGGGAGCAAAAGAAGAAGGAACAGTTAAAAGAGGAGTTTTTGATGGCGGAGAAGGAGGTGGCCACTCTGAGACAGGAGGTGCAGAAGGTGCTGAGGAAGAGTGAGATGGAGGTGTCTGTTCTTAAAGAGGAGATCCAGAAAGATcaaaaagagaaggaggagtCAAAAGAAGatctaaagaagaaaaaagaagaagtaaaTATCCTTGAGGAGGAGTTAAAGAAGGAGtacaggaggagggaggaggttCAGGAGGAGCTGAGAGAAGTCCAGCAGAGTGTGGAGGAGAACCTAAGCTCCCTCCAGAAGCAG GTGTGTGACCTGAACGCTAGCAGAGAGCGAGTAAgacaggaggagaaggaggaagaaaaggagcAGATGAAGGAGGGGCTGAGGAAGGCACTGGAGGAGATAACCAAGCTGAAGGTGCTCCTGCAG GTGAGCCATGCAGAAGGAGAGCGTCTGAGGAGCACACTGCAGGAGAAGAAGGACGAGCTCGAGAGGATCAGAGAGGAGAacctgcaggtggaggaaaagCAAGGAGAGGTAGAGGAGCTGAGAGCCAGAGTCAAGGCTCtggagaggaggaaaaagaaggtGGTGGAGGACTTGGAGGAAGCAGAAAAGAGGAGGATGGTGGCTGAGGAGAGCTGGAGGAGCAGAGTGGGGGaggtggagaaggagggggaggagaagtTGAAGAGTCTGCACGCAGACATACAGACATTGAAAAGGAgacaggaggaggtggaggaggaatgGAAGTCCAGAGTGGAGGACAAGGAGAAAGAGCTACAGGAGGTGAAGCAGGTGAtggaagagagagaagagactgacagaaagaggaggaaaggTCAGAGACAAAAAGGAGAGGTAGGTCTGTCTGTTTTTcctgaggaggagcagcaggaggaagatgaggaggaggagcaggagaaggaggagatgaggaggctTCTCATGCAGAGTAAAATTCAG GTCTACACTCTGACTGTAAGGACCGAGGAGCTGCAGAGGGACCGGGACCGGGTCCGATTGGCCCTGGAGAGGACAGAGGCTGCTGTGATTGGCCACCGGGACAAAGCCCATCAAGAGGGGCAGGGCCAGCGAGTTGAGTCTAACCAAGACCAG GGTGTATGTGACAGACTGGAGGTTCTGCAGCATCTGGTGGCCAAACTGGAGCTGGTCCAGAAACGACTGAATAAAAAGAACTCTCAGCTGGAGAACCAGAGAGACAGACTGAGGAGAGAAAGGGATGCTCTGAGAGACACGCTGAGACAG gtggaggaggagcgtTGTCGGCTCcgacag gagTCTTCaaacaccacagaagaagaacgTTTGCAGAGCAGAGTGAGAGAGCTGGAGGATGAG GTGAGTCAGCTCCGTCTCTCATTGGTTGCGGACCAGCAACAGAAGGCAGAGTTTATCCAGCAGTCGTCCAGAAACAGCCAATGGCTGCTCTCCCTGAGACACAACCTCAACGATTCGCTGGCGGCAGTCACACGGCTTCCGGTTCCGTCTGTCCTGGAGTCAGAGACACAGAGATTGGACCGCAGCCTGAGGGAGGAGGAGCTTAGGCTGTCTTTCAGCCAGTCCACATGA